A stretch of Opitutaceae bacterium DNA encodes these proteins:
- a CDS encoding family 43 glycosylhydrolase produces MDSTRRLRLLAALFALPLLHSSAQPMSRAEQVLRENQPRADRGDGTYRNPVLAGHYHDPSLVRVGDDYYMTHCPDLLIWHSRDLVNWEPIGRVNHGISGDIWAPDLVHHNGLFYLYLPVRLSEPNQPLRFTNVVLTAENPAGPWTDPVDLGIGGIDPGHVAGPDGRRFLYVNQGRVVELTPDGLGVIGEPREVYSGWPIPENWIVECMCLESPKFVTRDGWIYLVSAQGGTVGPSTSHMITVARSRSPEGPWEDAPGNPMLRTASRTEPWWSQGHGTLIDAPDGSWWVVYHAIRRNHRALGRNTLLLPVTWTDDGWPVIPQNVRSDSVLSKPPGQSVGHGLPLSDSFAGPQIGLQWMGTGDETITISDGSLALASRGNGPLDAADIRIQPVNTSYEVRVEVELAGASEGGLLITGAEAGPTGVFLRPGAVGTYARGRERSTVGTEAQRLFLRIRNVEDDVALYRSPDGRNWTKFAWGAEVSTYNTLRIALYAAGGGAVRFRDFQYRGLPADDTAVFSRSDLYIRDPYVLPVEETQTYNLYATSRDQESGRRGVRVYKSRDLENWLDGGLVFEIPDGSWADPAKSLWAPEVHRYQEKYYLFATLSNPERELPADLPDRPDLYLRGTGIFVSDSPDGPFLPLSDRPHTPEDWMSLDGTLWVEDGVPYMIFCHEWWQIGDGTFELVPLSPGLERPTADPVVLFHASEGPWTRDMREQARRRGRDTWTGRVTDGAFFYRSKTGKLIMLWSSFGEDGYACSYAVSESGRLSGPWIQAETPLYDRDGGHGMIFRTFDGRLMLSLHAPNDHESARAQFLEIEDLGDSLRILE; encoded by the coding sequence ATGGACTCAACCCGCCGCCTCCGACTCCTGGCCGCGCTTTTTGCGCTGCCTCTCCTTCACTCGTCCGCCCAACCAATGAGCCGCGCGGAGCAGGTCCTGCGCGAGAACCAACCCCGGGCCGACCGGGGCGACGGAACCTACCGGAACCCCGTCCTCGCCGGTCACTACCACGATCCCAGCCTGGTCCGGGTGGGTGATGACTACTACATGACCCACTGCCCGGACCTGCTGATCTGGCACAGCCGCGACCTGGTGAACTGGGAGCCGATCGGTCGGGTGAATCATGGCATCAGCGGCGACATCTGGGCGCCCGATCTCGTCCACCACAACGGCCTGTTCTACCTCTACCTTCCGGTCCGTCTCTCCGAACCGAATCAGCCCCTGCGCTTCACCAATGTCGTGCTGACAGCCGAAAATCCGGCCGGACCCTGGACCGACCCGGTCGACCTGGGAATCGGGGGAATCGACCCGGGCCATGTGGCCGGCCCGGACGGGCGTCGCTTTCTCTACGTCAACCAGGGCCGGGTCGTCGAGCTCACACCCGACGGACTCGGCGTGATCGGCGAGCCGCGTGAAGTCTATTCCGGGTGGCCCATCCCGGAGAACTGGATCGTCGAATGCATGTGCCTGGAGAGCCCGAAGTTCGTGACCCGCGACGGGTGGATCTACCTGGTCTCCGCCCAGGGCGGCACGGTTGGCCCCTCGACCAGTCACATGATCACGGTGGCGCGATCGCGCTCGCCGGAAGGTCCCTGGGAAGACGCGCCGGGCAATCCCATGCTGAGGACGGCGAGCCGCACGGAACCCTGGTGGTCGCAGGGCCACGGGACGCTCATTGATGCTCCGGACGGATCGTGGTGGGTCGTCTATCATGCCATCCGCCGCAACCATCGCGCCCTTGGACGCAATACCCTCCTGCTTCCGGTCACCTGGACCGACGATGGCTGGCCGGTCATTCCGCAAAACGTCCGGTCCGATTCGGTTCTTTCCAAGCCTCCCGGGCAAAGCGTCGGCCACGGCCTGCCGCTTTCCGATTCATTTGCCGGCCCGCAGATCGGCCTCCAATGGATGGGGACCGGCGATGAGACAATCACGATCTCCGATGGCAGTCTGGCCCTGGCATCCCGGGGCAACGGACCGCTGGATGCGGCCGATATCCGCATCCAGCCCGTCAATACGAGCTACGAGGTCCGGGTCGAGGTGGAACTGGCCGGGGCCTCCGAGGGCGGCCTGCTCATCACCGGGGCCGAGGCCGGACCCACCGGCGTCTTCCTGCGGCCGGGCGCGGTCGGCACCTACGCCCGGGGAAGGGAAAGGTCGACGGTTGGGACCGAGGCGCAGCGCCTCTTCCTGAGGATTCGCAACGTGGAGGACGATGTCGCCCTCTACCGCAGTCCGGATGGCCGGAACTGGACCAAATTTGCATGGGGGGCGGAGGTCTCCACCTACAATACACTGAGGATCGCCCTCTATGCGGCGGGCGGGGGGGCGGTCCGCTTCCGCGATTTCCAGTACCGCGGTCTTCCCGCGGACGACACCGCGGTCTTCTCAAGATCGGACCTCTATATCCGCGATCCTTATGTCCTCCCCGTCGAGGAGACGCAGACCTACAACCTCTATGCGACCAGCCGGGACCAGGAAAGCGGACGTCGTGGCGTCCGCGTCTACAAGAGCCGCGACCTTGAGAACTGGCTGGATGGAGGGCTGGTCTTCGAGATACCCGACGGCAGCTGGGCCGATCCCGCCAAATCGCTCTGGGCACCCGAGGTCCATCGGTATCAGGAGAAATACTACCTCTTCGCCACGCTTTCGAATCCGGAGAGGGAGTTGCCGGCCGATCTGCCCGACCGGCCTGATCTCTACCTGCGCGGCACCGGTATCTTTGTCAGCGACTCGCCGGACGGACCTTTCCTGCCCCTTTCGGACAGGCCTCATACGCCCGAGGACTGGATGAGCCTGGACGGCACGCTTTGGGTGGAAGACGGCGTGCCCTATATGATTTTCTGTCACGAATGGTGGCAGATCGGCGACGGAACCTTTGAGCTCGTTCCGCTTTCCCCCGGCCTCGAACGGCCGACCGCCGATCCGGTTGTTCTCTTTCACGCATCCGAAGGGCCGTGGACCCGTGACATGAGGGAACAGGCCCGCCGGCGGGGTCGGGACACCTGGACCGGCCGGGTCACCGACGGGGCCTTCTTCTACCGATCAAAAACTGGAAAGCTGATCATGCTCTGGTCCAGTTTCGGTGAAGACGGCTATGCCTGCAGCTACGCGGTTTCGGAAAGCGGGCGATTGAGCGGACCGTGGATCCAGGCGGAAACGCCCCTCTACGATCGGGACGGCGGGCACGGGATGATCTTCCGGACGTTCGACGGACGCCTCATGCTCTCCCTCCACGCCCCCAACGATCATGAATCGGCCCGGGCCCAATTCCTCGAGATCGAGGATCTGGGAGACTCCCTGCGAATCCTTGAGTGA
- a CDS encoding MFS transporter, with protein sequence MPRRYLVVVATFLLSFLLYVDRVCISTAKEPIVEDLGLSDAQFGWILSAFAFGYALMQTPAGAMADKFGARRILASVVTLWSFFTGLTALAWGFVSMMVVRFCFGAGEAGAFPGMARTVYSWIPVSERGLVKGINFSASRLGAALTMPVLPWLIHAIGWKESFLLLMVIGFAWATIWWLWFRDEPAEHKGIDAKELEYIIANRQEAGARKIAPTPLKAVELFTSGNLWLMMGQYFASNFTFFFTLSWLYPYIKRTYGLDYTEAGFYTMIPLLAGALGNLTSGSLVDRLFRHGHRAFSRRLPAILGFGFATVGLLMSVDQASVIGAVIWLSIGVFGADMTLSPSWSFCIDIGGRHAGAVSGTMNMAGNLGSAVVGILFPYLIAWTGGPTTFFYVAAALNAAAIVCWLLARPENRLPSA encoded by the coding sequence ATGCCCCGCCGTTACCTCGTCGTCGTCGCCACCTTTCTGCTGTCTTTCCTGCTCTACGTCGACCGGGTCTGCATCTCGACCGCCAAGGAGCCGATCGTCGAAGATCTCGGACTGTCGGATGCGCAGTTCGGCTGGATCCTTTCCGCCTTCGCTTTCGGTTACGCCCTCATGCAGACTCCGGCGGGAGCGATGGCGGACAAATTCGGAGCCCGGCGCATCCTCGCCTCGGTGGTGACCCTCTGGTCTTTTTTCACCGGCCTGACCGCGCTGGCCTGGGGTTTTGTCTCGATGATGGTCGTTCGCTTCTGCTTTGGCGCGGGGGAGGCCGGCGCTTTTCCCGGGATGGCGCGGACGGTCTATTCCTGGATCCCGGTCAGTGAGCGGGGGCTGGTCAAGGGGATCAACTTCTCGGCCTCCCGGCTCGGAGCGGCCCTGACCATGCCGGTCCTTCCGTGGTTGATTCACGCCATCGGCTGGAAGGAATCCTTCCTTCTGCTCATGGTCATCGGCTTTGCCTGGGCCACCATCTGGTGGCTCTGGTTCCGCGATGAACCGGCCGAGCACAAGGGCATCGATGCAAAGGAGCTCGAGTACATCATTGCCAACCGACAGGAGGCGGGCGCCAGGAAGATCGCGCCCACTCCTCTCAAGGCCGTCGAGCTCTTCACCTCCGGAAATCTCTGGCTGATGATGGGGCAGTACTTTGCCAGCAACTTCACCTTCTTCTTTACCCTTTCCTGGCTTTATCCCTACATCAAGCGGACCTACGGCCTCGATTACACCGAGGCCGGCTTCTACACCATGATACCCCTGCTCGCCGGTGCCCTCGGCAACCTGACCTCGGGCAGCCTGGTCGACCGGCTCTTCCGTCACGGACACCGCGCCTTTTCCCGGCGACTGCCGGCCATCCTCGGTTTCGGATTCGCCACGGTCGGCCTTCTGATGAGTGTCGACCAGGCCAGCGTCATCGGCGCCGTCATCTGGCTCTCGATCGGGGTCTTCGGGGCCGACATGACCCTGAGCCCGTCCTGGTCGTTCTGCATCGACATCGGCGGACGGCATGCCGGCGCGGTTTCCGGGACCATGAACATGGCGGGCAACCTCGGCTCGGCCGTGGTCGGCATCCTCTTCCCTTACCTGATCGCCTGGACCGGCGGTCCGACCACCTTTTTTTACGTGGCCGCCGCACTCAACGCCGCCGCCATCGTCTGCTGGCTCCTGGCCCGACCGGAAAACCGTCTCCCTTCCGCGTGA